TATTGTATTTGGATTATATTGGCTAGGAGAGAAGTGAAACAAACAATGTTAGCAAAGAAATCTAAAGAAATGTGGCCTGCTGTAATTGTAGAGATTCAAAAACCTGAATAGTACTAATTAAAATGAGAGAGCTCAATTGTTACAAGAGAAACGCTGCTAACAGAGGACTGTAAATGTTTAGACACCCCTGTGAATCaccaaataataaaggaaaaaggacaaaaatgagaATTAAGTTAAAAGCCTGGGAGCACCACTGCTCCacttctaaaaaataatttgtatcttttttttttccccccaagagaAAATGGGAGACTATAAAAgactctgcaatgagagaaagaaaaataccctgGCTTGATAGCagtgtacaaaaataaaatgtgcagATAATAATACATTTAGCTGCCCAAACATGGGCATTTAATTTCTAGAAATGATACATAATTGCAACAATTAGGTGCACGGCCATGAATCTATATCTCATGATCTTCGTCATTAGTGAACTTTGTTTATAAATgttgtttatttataaatgtagCAGTTTCAGTGTTCCTGACCAAAAATACTTTCATGAGGGGCAGGGATCATATCCCACAGCTTTTACCAAAAATCTGATGCAAAAGGGTTAAAGCaaaaattctaataaaaaaatgaattaattcttCCTAAGTATACTGAAAttcatattttacattaaaatataaacttcagGCATTTGTGgctaataactttaaaaagactTAGAAAAGTATTGCTATAGACAATGCTAATGACATAATATGTTTCTGTAATTTAAGCAGTAAATTTTCCCTCTGAATACATAAGCTGTAATCCCTTAACTTCATTACTAGGGGAAATACTGTTtgaaagaggaaagcaaagagATTCTGTGAGGCTGCATAAATATTGACATAATCTTCACTCTTTCTTCCCCAAACTGGTTATGGACATACCTCATTCCATCCCAACAAAGTACTCCCATAAAACCCAAGCTACTCTTATAAACATCTTCTCTGCAGTaatgatgaaaaggaaaagtgctTTTCTGGAAAATACCAACAGTGCTGGCCTTTTAGGGTAATGACTTGCCTACAAGCCTTTTGGCGAGTCTCTCCTTAGGGATTCCCGGGTTTGCTGAAACCCAAGGCTGCCAGCATGAGGGAAATGAACACAAGTCTAATCTGGTGTATGAAGCCAATGAGTGACACCTAAGGTCTCATTATCAATAGTAAAGTATGCAGTCGGGTGGGTGAGAGCATTCTGAAGTACAATGTTCAAGAAGCTGGCTTAATATATGACTAAGTGTCAGAAGTCAGGTTTTCTGAGAATTACTTTTCAGATAAACAACTTTATAGCACTGCACTTAATCTTACTTACTAGAGACATCTCATTTATCACTGAATTACAAGTAACTTTAATTCTATTGATATTGCCATAAAGCCTGTTGAAAATGCATCctggcactttttaaaaagggTTTGGGGCCCTGTTTGTTACACGGGATCCTCTTGCATAAGTCTCCCGGGTCCCCTGGCCTCTTTCTCCACAGTCAAAGGGGacggtggggaaaaaaaaatgtttcccgcACCTGCCAGCACTGCCTTAAGCCCCTTTCCTGACAAAGTCGGGTTCTCCCACTTGCAGCCAAACTAACTTTCCgcccctctttcctcctcccacCTAGGGAAACcagcttcttttcatttcatcaACAAAACTGGACACGGATCAATTGCAACTGACCTTTGCCGAAAGGTGGCGCTGTTGAGGTAAGAACCAACTCGGTCCAACAATAGTTTTCACTCTCCGACCGTTTCCaggcttttcagattttttttatgcACCCTCCTAGCGTCTCCCCCTCCCATAAAATAAGATACATATGATTAACACCAAGTGCATTTCATTAATTGGAGGAATCAACAGTCCAACATCCAGGCAGGTAGGCTGGTCTTCCAAACGCTGGGTCGGCTCCGCGCCCTCTCGCTTTCCCTCAAATAAATCTCGGCTTCTCCATCTGGCCTATCGCTTTAAAATCTTAGAAACAGAGTTACtggttccttctttctttttttttttccttcctttttcttttctttctttttttttttgcaaagcttTAGAAGAATCGATGGAGGAAACCGAACAGTTATTAGCATCTgcaactccccccccccccccccaggggGAGAAGCAGCCCCTACTCCCGTCCTCCCTACCCCCAACTCTGGGTTTCCGGACCCGTCCTAGAAACCGCGGTTTAAAACTTAACCCTTCGAGGGGAGCTGGTGCGGGCTGGGGTATTGGTTCTTTTTTCGCCTCCGTTCCTCCCCACGATCAAGTCTGAAATAATTAAGTGAAATGTAAAAGTGCAAAGGGCGAGCAGGACCCTGATAAACAGGAGTCAGATTTCATAAGGGGGTGGATgagtatgtgcgtgtgtgtgtatgagagagagaagtGAGTCTTAAAGGCCAGACTCGGGCCAGAGTCAGAGGCCCGAGGGTGAGGAGCCGGGCTGACCTGACACCGAGCTTTCCCGTAGTTAATTCGCGTTCGCACTCCCCAGCCAAGGACGGGAGACGCCAGCGGGCAGCCAGCCCCCGCGCGGAATGGCCCCTGAGCAACTCATTTCAAGTCCTTTAAAAGAGGCTGATAAAACGGGCTCTCTCTCTCCGCGGACTTGGAGCCGCCCTGGCAGGCGCGCGGCCGGGCGAGGTCAAGCGCTCAGTGGGGACCCCTACGCCCCTACGCGCGCGACTGCGCGCGGGCACCGGGGAGAGGGACAAAGAGTTGGGGCCAAGTTTGCGCTCCGGGCACTGGCAGGCTCCGGGGAAGGAAGGTTCCCCCCGGGCGGAAACCTGGGTGCCCTAAGGTGGAGCAAAGAGAAAAAGCTACCCGGCGAATTCATGATCCTTGCGGGAGTGACGAGGCGGGgttggcggtgggggggggggggtgggggcggggggggcggtcAGGAAGGAGTTGGGGGGGAGCAGGCCAACCGTGGCCTGGCCGAGCGAGTGGCCGGCGAGCTGGGGCTCCGGAAGGCAGGCCTCTCTAGCTCCGAAGTAAAGCAAACCGTCCTCGCTGTCCACCTGGATTCCCGCAGCCCCTCCGGAAAACTCTGTCCCCTCTTGCACCAAACTTTGCTCCGGTCCTTGCAACCTCGCTCGGAGGCTGCGGCGTGGGAAGGGTTAAGACTGCCCGTCCCAGCTGACAGTCAGCTGATTGGGCCCTGATTGACAGCTCGGAAAAGTTTCCTTGTTTCTCGACTCCTATGCTAATCGCGGGCGCTCCCGCCGCCTCCCATTGGTCCGGAGTACCAGTCAATTTCCCATTTGGGCCTGACGTCACGAGTGCTATAAAACTCAGCAATAGCTTTAAACTCTTCTTGCTGGATCAGaggctttaaaatctttttttttcatcttcgaGCTGTATAGCTCCGGCTGCTCGTCTGCTCGGTCTCCCCCCTTTTGCTCTGCGCCTCGCTTTTTCCCCAGGACTTCGCTATTtcgctttaaaagaaaaaaaaaaaagaaagaactcaactcccccccccaccccacctcctttcCTCCAGCCCGGCTGCACCTCTGTCTTGCACTTTGCACGGAGGGAGGAAGAGCGCGAGgttgagggagaggagagaaaaaaaaaaaaaaaaaaatttttttttttttttttaaataaaaaagagccAGGCAGAAGAGGAGGCGAGAAGCATGAAGTGTTAACTCCCCGGTGCCAAGGCCTGCGCCGCCCGGACAGCCGCCCGCCGCGCCTGCAGCCCCGAACGGCCGCCGCGCGCGCCCCGCCTGCAGCCGGGGCCAGCAAGCCGAGCCGAGCCCTCCTTATGCAAAGCGCGCAGCGGAGCGGCGAGCGGGGGACGCCGCGCACCCAGCCGGGTTCCTCCGGcttcgccgccgccgccgccaccgcagCCCGCGGAGGACCTTCCCGAGCCTGAAGCCGCCGACTCGGCGCGCTAGGAGGCGAGCAGGCGAGGAGGGGCCGGGGCGAGCGAGCGAGCACATTGGCGTGAgccggggcgggggggagggaggGCGGGCGCGGGGGGCGCGGGCAGGGcggcgggggtgtgtgtgtgtgtgtgtgtgcgcgctcggAGGTTTCGGGCCAGCCACCGCCGCGCGAGCTAGAAGCGCCCCAGCCCGGCAAGCTGGCTCACCCGCTGGCCACCCAGCACAGCCCGCTGGCCCCTCTCCTGCAGCCCATCTGgcggagcggcggcggcggcggcggcggcggcggcaggagAATGGCATCGGAACTGGCAATGAGCAACTCCGACCTGCCCACCAGTCCCCTGGCCATGGAATATGTTAATGACTTCGATCTGATGAAGTTTGAAGTGAAAAAGGAGCCGGTGGAGACCGACCGCATCATCAGCCAGTGCGGCCGTCTCATCGCCGGGGGCTCGCTGTCCTCCACCCCCATGAGCACGCCGTGCAGCTCGGTGCCCCCTTCGCCCAGCTTCTCGGCGCCCAGCCCGGGCTCAGGCAGCGAGCAGAAGGCGCACCTGGAAGACTACTACTGGATGACCGGCTACCCGCAGCAGCTGAACCCCGAGGCGCTGGGCTTCAGCCCCGAGGACGCGGTCGAGGCGCTCATCAGCAACAGCCACCAGCTCCAGGGCGGCTTCGATGGCTACGCGCGCGGGGCGCAGCAGCTGGCCTCGGCGGCCGGGGCCGGCGCCGGCGCCTCCCTGGGCGGCAGCGGCGAGGAGATGGGCCCCGCCGCCGCCGTGGTGTCCGCCGTGATCGCCGCGGCCGCCGCGCAGAGCGGCGCGGCCCcgcattaccaccaccaccaccaccaccaccacgccgccggccaccaccaccacccgaCGGCCGGCGCACCGGGCGCCGCGGGCAGCGCGTCCGCCTCGGCCGGGGGCGCGGGCGGCTCGGGCGGCGGCTCGGGCGGCCCGGCCAGcgccgggggcggcggcggcggaggaggaggcggcggcgggggcgcagcgggggcggggggcgccctGCACCCTCATCACGCCGCGGCCGGCGGCCTGCACTTCGACGACCGCTTCTCCGACGAGCAGCTGGTGACCATGTCGGTGCGCGAGCTGAACCGGCAGCTGCGCGGGGTCAGCAAGGAGGAGGTGATTCGGCTGAAGCAGAAAAGGCGGACCCTGAAAAACCGCGGCTATGCCCAGTCCTGCCGCTTCAAGAGGGTGCAGCAGAGGCACGTCCTGGAGTCCGAGAAGAACCAGCTGCTGCAGCAGGTCGACCACCTCAAGCAGGAGATCTCCAGGCTGGTGCGCGAGAGGGACGCGTACAAGGAGAAGTACGAGAAGCTAGTGAGCAGCGGCTTCCGAGAAAACGGCTCGAGCAGCGACAACCCGTCCTCTCCCGAGTTTTTCATGTGAGTCTGACACGCGACCCCAG
The nucleotide sequence above comes from Bos indicus x Bos taurus breed Angus x Brahman F1 hybrid chromosome 18, Bos_hybrid_MaternalHap_v2.0, whole genome shotgun sequence. Encoded proteins:
- the MAF gene encoding transcription factor Maf encodes the protein MASELAMSNSDLPTSPLAMEYVNDFDLMKFEVKKEPVETDRIISQCGRLIAGGSLSSTPMSTPCSSVPPSPSFSAPSPGSGSEQKAHLEDYYWMTGYPQQLNPEALGFSPEDAVEALISNSHQLQGGFDGYARGAQQLASAAGAGAGASLGGSGEEMGPAAAVVSAVIAAAAAQSGAAPHYHHHHHHHHAAGHHHHPTAGAPGAAGSASASAGGAGGSGGGSGGPASAGGGGGGGGGGGGGAAGAGGALHPHHAAAGGLHFDDRFSDEQLVTMSVRELNRQLRGVSKEEVIRLKQKRRTLKNRGYAQSCRFKRVQQRHVLESEKNQLLQQVDHLKQEISRLVRERDAYKEKYEKLVSSGFRENGSSSDNPSSPEFFMYPRESSTSVM